GAAACCTTGTAGCTTTTGGAATAATAAACTTTGATGATCTTTCGCAGATACGGCTCCAAATTTATCTTTTAAAGGAGGAAAGTCATTAAAACCAATATCTTTCTGAATAAAGGTTAAATAATTGCTATTGTAGGTAGCATTATAATCTTCTGACTGATTTATATAAGATTTTGTAATACCTAACTCTAAGGTATTTATAAAATTCCAATCTGTTTTTGAACCTGTAACTATTAAAAAATTTGATTTTCTTTCATCAAAGAATGGCTTAAAATAGATATTCGGTTGATAAGCTATAACGAACTGATATTCTTCAAAACTTCCTTTAAACTTGGTGATATTTGAAACCGTAACACTTCGTTGTTTGTTACTCTCAATAGCTTTTGTGAATGCACCCAAATCAGGATGCATTATAGAAGTAAGAATAAGAACTTTGGCTTGCTCATCGATAACTTCTACTGAAAAATTCTTTGCATTATTCTTTACATTTTTCTCTCCTGGAAGTTTACTAACAGATGCCGAATAATAATGTACTCCTTCTTTATCCGAGGATAAATTTGCTGTAACTGTTATTGAGTTGCTCTCTTTTGAAAGATTCAATGGCTTAGAAAAAATCTTTCTCCCAGATTTAAAAATAGAGTAAACCACATTTACAGGTTTCTCACCATCGTACTGTATTAAAGCTTCAACCGGAAACTTATTGTTAATGTAACTGTACTTATTTACATTCAATTGTCCAATTTTAATATCTTCATACTTCGTAGTATCTCCAATAATAACTGGATAAATAGATTTTTTTGAATTCACATAAGCATAATCCTCTCCTATCGTTTGATTTCCATCTGAAATCAAAATTATTGCTCCATCTTCATCTTTATGAAGGTTATTAATAGATTTAATCGCTTTATGAATGTTCGTATGCGAATCATTAAAAATTAAACTGTCAGCAGATTGAATGTCCTCTCCAAAAGAGAAAAAATCCAAATCAAATTTATCATTAAGTTTATTCGAACTTTTAAATTCACTTATCAACTCCTCTACTTTCTTTTCTTCATTAAAAAATGATGTAGATAAAGAATTATCTATAAGAACAGAAAGCTTAGGTTTTATATTAAATGCTTCTTTAATCTTTAATTGTGGATTAATTAAAAGTAGTAGCAAAAAGAAAATACTTAATGCTCTTAAGGCAAATAATACAATATGATATTTAGGCGCATTTTTTACTTTAAAAAAGTATTGAAAATATCCTACAGCAACTCCAACTAATAAGGCTAAAATGATATAAAAAAGTACGAGTGTTGACACATTTTGGTATTTGAAATGTGAAGATATAAATAACCTTTAAATAAAAAGAAGCTTTTTAGTTAATATGACCAAAATCATATTTTAAAAGATATCGGGAATCTAACTTTGTAGTAAAATTAATAATTATGATTACCACTAATAATATTACAGTTACAACTGCCGAGAAAAAAAATGTTTCTATCATCGAAATGATAAATAAGAAAATAGAAAAGGAACAAGAAAATAGTTTTGGAATTACAATATTGTTTGTAATGATTAGTACTATGATTTCTTCAATTGCGATTGGTTTAGCATTACATGATGGATTCTCTTTTGCAATTGTTGCCTTGTCATCTGTTACAGCAATGGGTACAAATGCAGCTGCATTTAGTCAGAGTCCTTTTAAATATGTAGTTTGGTTAGGAACAATTAGTATCATTACCAATACACTTTTAGTTCTTCTTCAACTGCCTAAATTATTTTAATCGATGCTCATAAATTTTAAAGAAGAGCATAGAAGCTATATTTCGTGCTCTTTCTTTTGCTTGAGTAGCTTTCTCACCAGAAAACAGTTCATCCACAGTTGAAAACCACAATTGTAACCATCGACCGAAGTGTTCTTGTTGAATAGCATTATTGAAATTAGCATCAACATCTCTATGCGCTTTAATTGGATTTCCTTTGAATTTTCTCACAAAGAATAAATTCGTTTCCCAGAAATCAGTTAGCTTTAATAAATGATCATCCCATTCTTCTTCTGGAATTGTTTCTAAGAAAAATTTACCGATTACATCATCCTTTTTAATCTTATCATAAAATGTGGATACTAAAACAAAAACATCCTCTCTATTTTCAATTTGTTTCTTAGCCATTCAACCTATAATTTATCGCTGTAAAAGTATACTTTTATACTGAGGTTACTTTATGACTAAAATCACAATATGATACCTGAAGAAAAACTCATAAAATTTAATGCTGAAGTAAAAGAATTTGATAAAGGAGAAATCATCTTTAATCAAAAATCTAATGCTAGAAATTATTATCAAATTCGAAGTGGAATTGTAAAAATGAACAATTTCAATGATGATGGTAAAGAATTCATACAAGGTATTTTCTATAAAGGACAAAGCTTTGGTGAACCACCATTATTTATAGATATTGATTATCCTGCTAATGCCGAAGCAGTTGAAAATTGTAGTATTTACATTATTTCCAAAGAACGTTTTTTCCAACTCTTAAATACAGATCAAGATATTCATTTAACCATCACAAAGAGTTTAGCCAAACGACTGTATTATAAGGCTATTATTGCTTCTGAAATATCTAGTCAAGAACCTGGACATCGAATTTTACGTTTCTTTGATTATCTAAAAGAAGATGTACATAATGTTACTGGGAAATTCAGTTTAAAAATTGAATATACACGTCAACAAATCTCAGATTTATTAGGACTCCGCGTTGAAACCGTTATTCGTGCCATAAAACAACTTGAAAAAGATGGAGAAGTTAAAATTGAAAAACGAAAAGTATATCGATAAAATCATTTAAAATTAGTAACATAAACTCTTAGGATTTCCTATTTTTGCGCTTTCAACACAACAACAATAAATGAGTTTAACAACATTAAATGCCATCTCTCCTATTGATGGTAGATACAGAAACAAAGTAGACCAATTAACAAATTACTTTTCGGAAGAAGCTTTAATTCGCTACAGAGTAAAAGTAGAAATTGAATACTTTATCGCGTTATGCGAAATTCCTTTACCTCAATTACAAGATATTAATACAGATCTTTTTCCTGAATTAAGAAAAATTTATTCTGAATTCACAACTGAAGATGCTTTAAAAATTAAAGAAATTGAGAGTATTACTAATCACGATGTAAAAGCCGTAGAATATTTCATCAAGGAAAAATTCGACGCGTTAAACTTACAACAGTATAAAGAATTTATTCACTTTGGATTAACTTCTCAAGATATTAATAACACAGCAATTCCTTTATCTATTAAGGAAGCTATTGAAGAAGTATATTTTCCAACGTTAGATACGTTAACTTCTAAGTTAGCGGAATTATGTGAGGAATGGGAAAATGTTCCAATGTTAGCTCGTACTCACGGACAACCAGCATCTCCTACTCGATTAGGAAAGGAATTATTTGTATTTGTAGAAAGAATCAATCAACAAGTATTGTTTTTACAACACATTCCAAATGCTGCAAAATTCGGTGGAGCAACAGGAAATTACAACGCACACAAAGTTGCATATCCTAATATTGACTGGAAAGCTTTCGGTACTTCATTTGTTGAAGAAAGATTAGACTTACATCATTCTTTCCCAACTACGCAAATAGAACATTACGATCATATGGCGAGTTTATTTGATGCCATGAAACGTATTAATACAATTTTAATTGATTTAGATAGAGATATTTGGACATACGTGTCTATGGATTATTTCAAGCAAAAAATCAAAAAAGGAGAAGTAGGATCATCAGCAATGCCACATAAAGTAAATCCTATTGACTTTGAAAATTCTGAAGGAAACTTAGGAATTGCAAATGCAATATTTGAACATTTAGCATCAAAACTACCAGTTTCTAGATTACAAAGAGATTTAACTGACAGTACAGTTTTACGTAATGTTGGAGTTCCATTTGGTCACACCATCATCTCTTTCAAGGCAACATTAAAAGGATTAAATAAATTACTTCTTAACGAAGACAAGTTCAAGGAAGATTTAGAAAACAACTGGGCTGTTGCTGCAGAAGCTATTCAAACAATTTTGAGACGTGAAGCTTATCCAAATCCTTATGAAGCTTTAAAAGGATTAACACGTACAAATGAAAAAATAACTCAAAAGTCCATTGCTGATTTTATCGATACTCTAGAAGTTTCTGATGAAATTAAAAACGAGTTAAAACAAATAACACCATCAAACTATACAGGTATTTAAACTATGAGATTAGGTTTCCTTTTTTGTGTAATATTATTATCATTTGCATCTTGTAAAGTAGAGACTTCAGGAGATGCAGAACGCTTTAAACAAGGAGTTTTTGAGATTCCTGCAGTAAATAACTACAGTAAGACTGTTATAGTCAGAAAAGATAGCTTACAAATAGAATATTACTCAAAAAAGGTAACCATATCTACAGATAGTTCGGTTGTTGAAAAAGAGAAAAAAGAAATTGATACGCTTTACATAACTTGGAAGAACAATTTCGCCTATACATTACAGATTAAAAATCCAAAAACGGAATTGGAAAAAGATCCTATATTCGTTCAAATCACTAAGGTTAAAGACTCTTCTTATGAGTTTACATCTAGAATAGGATATTCTAAACATAAAATTCCTGGAACGCTTTATATCAGCAAAAATCAATCGAAATAAAAGTTCTACAAATCGCTTAAATTCGTTAAAAAACACGGTAAAGTTAGATTAAATAAAAAAATCTCCTTAATTTGGCGGATGAATAATGAAATTGATTCGTAGTTACATATCACTAATCCTCCTAGTATTTTTACTAGCGCCTTCGGCGATACAGCTATCTCATATTATAGCAGAAGAGCATCATGAGGTTGGTATATGTCTATCGGAAGATGAGCAACATTATCATGATCACGATGAAGTTGAATGTGAATTAATTAAATTTCATTTAAATGACTTTTCAGTAAATGCTAGTACAACTATTTCTTCAGTTGCATTTACAGAAATTACAACACCTGAAAACTTTTTTTACTTTTTTAAAAGTGAAAATACTACTTCTTTTAATTTAAGAGGTCCACCCAGTTTAGCTTAATTATTCGAAAAAATAATTTAGTTAAACTAAAAATCATAATGAAATCAAAGGATCTCTTATTGATTGTATTACTTAGCTTTTTCACAAGCATAGTAACAAGTCAAAATTGTACATATACTTTTTCTGGAATAGTAGAAGACACACATGATAAGTCTATTTTAGTTGGTGCAACTGTATATATTAAAAATCAAAATAAATACACTGCAACCGATGTAAATGGAAAGTTCACTATAAAAAATGTTTGTAGCGGAACACTAATCATAGAAGTTTCTCACTTAGCGTGTAACACTAAAGTCTTCGAATTAAACCTAAATAAGGACACTTATAAAGTGATAGATTTAGAACATCATATAGAAGAACTTGATGAAGTTAGTATTAAAACTCAATTGGGTAAGAAAACTAAAACTTCACAAGAAACATTACTTAAGACTAAACAACTAGAAAACTTTAGCGATGCGAATTTGGGGGACGCATTAAAAGAAGTTTCTGGTGTTTCTTCCATTAATACAGGTAATACAATTGTAAAGCCTGTAATTAATGGATTGCATAGTAGTCGTATTCTTACTTCTGTTAACGGTGTCCGTTTACAAGATCAAGATTGGGGTATTGAACATGCTCCTAATGTAGATATTAATTCTGCTGGTAGTATTTCTGTAATTAAAGGTGCTAATGCCTTACAATATGGTGGTGATGCTATTGGTGGTGTAATTGTTATTAATCCTGCTAAAATTATTCGTAAAGATTCTTTACAAGGAAAAACAATTCTATCGCAACAAAATAATGGTAGACTTTTCTCAATGAGTACAAGTCTTAACAAAACAACAGAAAAAGGATGGTTTGTTAACGGTAACGCCTCTTTTAAAAGAGCTGGTGATTTTGAATCTCCAGATTATAATCTTACAAACACTGGTGTAAAATCTTATGGTTTTGCGTTGAGTGGAGGTTATAAAGGTTACAACAAAGGATTTGATGTTCACTATAGTTATTTATCTAATGAAATCGGAATTTTAAGAGCCTCTCATATTGGTTCTACTGGCGATTTAGTTAGAGCTATTAATAACGGTGAACCTTTAGTTATAGAAGACTTTAGTTACGACATTAACAATCCTAAACAAGATGTTACACATCAACTAGTAAAAGCAAAAATGTACAAGCGCCTTAAAGGCCTAGGGAAATTTTCGATTCAATATGATTTTCAGAATAACGAAAGATTAGAGTTTGATATAAGAAGAGGTGGCAGAAGTGAAACTCCAGCTACTGATCTTACACTAAAAACTCATTCGGTTTCAGCAGACATGAAGTTTGATGCAGATCCTCATAAGATTTACAAAATTGGGATTTCTGGTGGATACCAAAATAATTTTTCTAACCCTGATACAGGAGTACGTAGAATAATACCGGACTATGACAAATATAATGCAGGAATTTATGCGATTTCTGAATTTAGTTTTAATGGTTTTCTTTTGTCAGCTGGTATTCGATACGACTATAATCATATTAATGCAAAAAAGTTTTACTTAAAATCTAGATGGAACTCGTTAAACTATGATCAAGATTTTGGTAATCTAATAATTGAAGATTTTGGAACTCAATATTTAGTTAACCCCAAGTTTAACTACCATAATTTATCTGCCTCAACAGGTTTATTATATCAATTGAATCCTAAAAACTCATTTATATTTAACTATGGTTTATCCAATAGGGCTCCAAATCCATCTGAATTATTCAGTGATGGATTACATCATTCCGCTGCAAGGATAGAGTTAGGAAATTTGCGTATCCAACCAGAAACATCCCATAGATTCTCTGGAACCTATAAATTTGATAACACAAAGTTTAATGTATCTATTGAAGCGTTCTTTAATAGAATCAATGATTTTATTTACATCGAACCTTCGGGTACAGAAACCACAATAAGGGGTACTTTTGTTGTCTGGGAATATAAGCAAGTAAATGCTAATCTTTTTGGTGTAGACACTCACATTACTTACAACCTAAATGAAAATATTGTTATATCAAATAAATCTTCATTATTAAAAGGAAGGGACATAGATAATTCTAGGGCTTTAATCGATATTCCACCTTTTAAAACAGTAAGTACGTTACAATATAAAAGAGAAAATTGGAATAACTTTTTTGCTTCAATTCAAAGTGAATTTAATGCGAGGCAAAATGAATTCCCTGATAACAATTTTACAACATTTGTTGCCACTACTGGTACTAATGAATTAGTAGACATAAGTACCCCTCCTAGTGGTTATCATCTTATGAATTTTTCTTCTGGTTTTGACTTTAACCTGTCTAAAACCAAAATTGCAGTTCAGTTTTCAATAAATAACATGCTAAATACATCCTACAGAGATTATCTGAATAGATTACGTTTTTTCTCTGATGATTTAGGTAGGAATTTTAAAATACAATTAAAGATTAATTATTAACCATTAAACACTTAAATTAAATATACAATTATGAAAACAATCAAATTATTAGCTATTGCGTGTATATCAGCTATTACTTTTGCTTCATGTTCTGATGATGAAAACCCAACTCCAACTAACGAAGAAGAGGTTATTACAACAATGACAATTACTTTAACTCCAGCTACTGGATCGGCAGTAACTCTTCAAACAAGAGATTTAGATGGAGACGGACCAAACGCACCTGTAGTAACAGTATCTGGTAACTTATTAGCAAATACTACATATACAGGAGCTATTGTTTTATTAAACGAAACTGAAGATCCTGCTGAAAATGTTACCACTGAAGTTGCTGAAGAAGCTGATGAGCACCAATTTTTCTATAGTGCTACTGGTATTTCTCCAACATTTACTTATGCAGGAACAAATGACTCAAACGGTAATCCTGTAGGTATCAATTTTTCTGTAGCTACTGGAGCTGCTGGTACTGGTACTGTTACAGTTACTTTACGTCACGAGCCAAATAAAACAGCTACTGGGGTAAGCGGTGGAGATATTACTAACGCTGGAGGTGAAACTGATATTGAAGCTACATTTAATGTTACTGTTACTAACCCAGCAGTACTATAAATCTAGTATTTTATAAAAACAAAAAAGAGCTTCGTTATGAAGCTCTTTTTTTATGATACATATTTTGTCTTTTTAAGTCTATTTAAAACGAGTAGAGAAGCTAAAAAGAATATTGCGAGCGATAAAACACTCCATTGCATTGAATTCGTAATTGCATTTAACAATCCATACACTAAAGTTCCCGTTACAATTGCAATTTTCTCTGTAACATCATAAAAACTAAAATAGGTCGCGTGATCATCAGTTTCTGGTAATAACTTAGAATATGTAGATCTTGTTAAAGATTGCACAGCACCTAAAACAAATCCTAATAATCCTCCTAAGCTATAAAAATAGTATCCAACATTAGGAATTCCTTTATGCAACATAAACGCACAAAAACAAACTACCATCCAAACAACAATAGTGATTCTTAAGGCATAAAAGTTCCCTTTCTTTTCAGATAATCTTGAAAAGAATTTAGCACCTAAAATAGCCACAATCTGAATTAGTAAAATGGTTACAATCATATCTTGACTAGGAAGTTCCAATTCGTTAGAACCAAAAAATGCAGCCATAATAATAATGGTTTGCACTCCCACACTACATAAGAAGAAGGCTACTAAAAATCCTTTTAGCGTTTCGTATTGTTTTATTTCCTTGTATACATTCTTTAACTCTTGAAATCCTTTCCATAAATAATTATTTTCAAGTTTATTCTTAAACTTCCTTTTCGGAAGTTTGCTTAAGGTAACTTGAGCAAAACCAACCCACCAAATTCCAACAAGAACAAAAGAAATTCTTGAAGCTTGTCCTGCTGATTCAATTCCAAAAAGATTCGGCATTTGAACTAAAACCAAACAAATCACCAAAAGAATTATAGAACCAATATATCCATAGATAAAACCTCTTGCACTAGCAGCATCTTGCTGCTCTGGTAAAGCTACTTCAGGTAAATAGGCATTATAAAACACAATACTCGACCAAAATCCTATACTCGCCAGAATTGATGCTACAATTCCAATCCAAGTAGTTTCACAATCTTCAAAAAAGTATAAACTCATAACTGCCAAACTACCGAACGTACAGAAGAATCTTAAAAACTTTTTCTTACTACCAGTATAATCCGCAATACCCGACAAAATTGGGGACATAAATGCCACAATTAAAAAGGAAAAAGACATTGCGTAGCTATATAAACTTTCAGGATGTTCCCAATCAATTCCTAAAAAATGAACAATTTTCCCTTTGGTTACTTCTCCATAGTATATGGGAAATATTGCGGTACTAATTACTAAAGAATATACTGAATTGGCCCAATCATAAAAGGCCCAACGGTTAATTAATTTTTTGTCTCCAATTTTATACATACGTCTAAAATAAAAAAACCGTTCTAAAAAGAACGGTTTTGAATATTTTTATAAGATTATTTTATTTTCTCGGAGCTGCTGTTTGCTGATTAAATTTAGCTGCTAACCTTGTAGCTTCAGGTAAATAATTTCTTAAATCAACAATTCTTGTTTGATTATGTGGATGCGTACTTAAAAACTCTGGTGGAGCTTTTCTTCCGCTCTTTTGAGCATTTTCACTCATTCGAACCCAAACATTAACTGCCTCTTCTCCTCTATATCCAGCCATTATCATAAATACTAAACCTAACTTATCAGCTTCTGTTTCATGCGTTCTACTGAACTTTAACATTCCTAAAGAAGAACCAACGCCATAGGCCATATTCCATAACTGAGCATTTTTATTATTCTGAGTTCCAATAGCAACTGCTACTCCACCTAATTGCTGGATTTGAGCTGACGACATACGTTCTTGTCCGTGTTTAGCAAAAGCATGTGCAACCTCATGTCCCATTACAGCTGCTACACCATCGGTATTCGCACAGATTGGCATAATACCCGTATAAAAAACCACTTTCCCACCTGGCATACACCATGCGTTAATTGTTGGATCATTTATTAAATTGAACTCCCACTTGTAAGAATTAGCCTCTGCTTGCATACCATTTGCTCTCATAAATCGATCTACAGCCGCAGCGATATTTTTACCAATAGTTTTCAATTCTTTTGCTTGAGAAGTATTCGTAATAATTTTACTCTTGTTTTCCTTTAAAAATCCATCATACTGCTGAAAGCTCATTGGTAATATTTGTGCATCACTCACAAAATTTAATCGTTTTCTTCCTGTAATAGGAACAGTGCTACATTCCACAAGAAATACTGATATAAATAGTAGGGCTAAAATTCTTCTCATTTTGTTTTGTTTTGATTCTATATGTATATGACTCATTAACTGGGAAAAAGTCACTCTTAGTATATAATTTAAAAATACAAATTCTATCTTTACAATGAAAATTTATCATCTTTTATGATTCAAGCACCGAAAGACAGATTAATTCCAGCTAGTATTGCTATACCTAAACCGATAAAAATTCTTGCAAAAACGATTCAGTTTTTTTCACATGGATTAGTTACTTGGTTCTCTTCTAAACTATTTTCAACTCCAGTTAAATTCCCTACTCCGAAAAGAGAAAAAATGATGTGGGAAAGTGCGCAAAAAAGTAAGCTTGTTATTGACAGTTTAAATTGTGAAATTGAAGTACTGACATACGGTTTTTCTACAAAGAAAGTTTTACTTGTTCATGGTTGGTCTGGAAGAAGCACACAGTTGTTTATGATTGCCGATAAACTTTTAGAAAATGGATATATGGTTATTTCTTTTGATGCTCCTGCTCATGGAAATTCTCAAGGGAAAAGTTCATCGATGCCAGAGTTTGTAGAAGCCATTCATAAAATTGAATCCGAATTAGGACCTTTTGAAGCTGCTGTTGGACACTCATTAGGAGGAATGAGTTTATACACTGCAGTTGCACAAGGATTCGATATTAAAACAATGGTTAGTATTGGTTCAGGAGATACCATTTCTGCAATTATTAGAAACTTTATCGGTAATCTAGAGATCAAACCTAAAATTGCTGATAAAATGAAAAAACGCTTCGATAAAAAACTACAAGTTGATATTGATGACTACTCAAGTTCTAAACAAGCTAAATTAGTTGATATTCCAGCTCTTATAATTCATGACTCATTTGATGGAGATGTTCCTGTAAGTTGTGCCTACAGTATACGTCAAAACTTAAAAAATGGTTCAATTTTAATCACTAATGGATTAGGACACACAAAGATTCTACGTGATAAAAATACAACCAGCAGAGTTGTTTCATTCATTAAAAGTAATACATGAAAAATTTAGTTTTATGCCTATCTCTTATTGGATTCTTCATCAGTTGTCAAACTACTGCACAAGATTCAAAAACTAAGAAAAAATACAAAGTTGAGAAAACACGTCAGGAATGGAAAAAAGCATTGACGCCAATGCAATATTATGTACTTAGAGAAGCAGGTACAGAACGTCCTAATACAAGTAAATTTAATTACTTTAAAGAAAAAGGAACTTTTGTTTGTGCTGGTTGTAAAACACCTCTTTATAAATCTGAACGAAAATATGACTCAGGAAGTGGTTGGCCATCTTTCGATAAGGCGATAGAAAAGAATATTGAAACTGATACAGATTACAAAATCGGTTACGCCAGAACAGAATTAAAATGTAATACGTGCGGTGGACATTTGGGTCACAGATTTAATGACGGGCCAAGAGAAACTACTGGACTTCGAGATTGTATAAATGGAGTCGCCTTAGAATTCGTTCCGAATAAAAAATAACGTATATTAGAGTTGATAATTTTCAACTCTTTTTTTATGTCTTCTTATTTGAATAGTGTTAAAAAACAATTTGAATATTATAAAAGTTTAGGTGATAAAACCTTTACTCAACTCAAAGATGATCATTTTTTCTGGCATCCAAATGAAGAAAATAATTCTATCGCAATTATGGTAAAACATATTGCTGGAAATATGCTTTCTAGATGGACAAATTTTCTCACTGAAGATGGAGAAAAGGATTGGAGAAATCGCGATGAAGAATTTATGGATTCTTTTGAAACTAAAGAGGAAGTAATCGCCTATTGGAATGAAGGTTGGAATTGTTTATTCAAAGCCATCAATCCTTTAACTGAAAAAGATTTAGAGCGAATAATTTATATTCGAAATCATGGTCATTCAGTAACTGAAGCAATTAATAGACAGTTGTGTCATTACTCCTACCATGTCGGTCAAATCGTATTTTTAGCAAAAATAATGTTAGATCAAAATTGGAAATCGCTCTCCATTCCGAAAGGAAAATCACAAGCTTACAATCAAGATAAATTCTCAAAAGAAAAATCAAGAAAGCATTTTACCGATGATTTATGATCTTTTTAAGGTTGTATCTCTTTCTCTTAGTGTAGAATCCACAACAATTTGTTGAATATCTCTTTTCGGTTTTTTAAGTCTTTCCAATAACAATTTAGCTGATGTACGTCCGACTTTTTTACCGTGTTGATCAATCGTAGTTAAACTAGGTGTTAAATGCTCTGACATTGTTTTCCCTGCATATCCAATTAAAAACACCTTACCATTTTCTAAAACACCGTTCTTCTTCCCTGCTCTGAATGATGCTAAAGAAGCTTCTTCATCTAAAGCAATAATTGCTTCGATTTCTTGCTCTTGCAACAAACGATTCATTTTTACTTCAACAAAATCTTCAGGACCTTCAATTAAAATTGGTTCGTGTTGATCCTTAATTCCATCAATATATCCTCTTGTTCTAAGTTGACCAACACTTAACTTATTGATAGTAGAAGCTAAAACAATTTTGTTTCTTCCTT
This genomic window from Tenacibaculum sp. 190524A05c contains:
- a CDS encoding alpha/beta hydrolase; the encoded protein is MIQAPKDRLIPASIAIPKPIKILAKTIQFFSHGLVTWFSSKLFSTPVKFPTPKREKMMWESAQKSKLVIDSLNCEIEVLTYGFSTKKVLLVHGWSGRSTQLFMIADKLLENGYMVISFDAPAHGNSQGKSSSMPEFVEAIHKIESELGPFEAAVGHSLGGMSLYTAVAQGFDIKTMVSIGSGDTISAIIRNFIGNLEIKPKIADKMKKRFDKKLQVDIDDYSSSKQAKLVDIPALIIHDSFDGDVPVSCAYSIRQNLKNGSILITNGLGHTKILRDKNTTSRVVSFIKSNT
- a CDS encoding M48 family metallopeptidase; the protein is MRRILALLFISVFLVECSTVPITGRKRLNFVSDAQILPMSFQQYDGFLKENKSKIITNTSQAKELKTIGKNIAAAVDRFMRANGMQAEANSYKWEFNLINDPTINAWCMPGGKVVFYTGIMPICANTDGVAAVMGHEVAHAFAKHGQERMSSAQIQQLGGVAVAIGTQNNKNAQLWNMAYGVGSSLGMLKFSRTHETEADKLGLVFMIMAGYRGEEAVNVWVRMSENAQKSGRKAPPEFLSTHPHNQTRIVDLRNYLPEATRLAAKFNQQTAAPRK
- the msrB gene encoding peptide-methionine (R)-S-oxide reductase MsrB, giving the protein MKNLVLCLSLIGFFISCQTTAQDSKTKKKYKVEKTRQEWKKALTPMQYYVLREAGTERPNTSKFNYFKEKGTFVCAGCKTPLYKSERKYDSGSGWPSFDKAIEKNIETDTDYKIGYARTELKCNTCGGHLGHRFNDGPRETTGLRDCINGVALEFVPNKK
- a CDS encoding DUF1572 family protein, with product MSSYLNSVKKQFEYYKSLGDKTFTQLKDDHFFWHPNEENNSIAIMVKHIAGNMLSRWTNFLTEDGEKDWRNRDEEFMDSFETKEEVIAYWNEGWNCLFKAINPLTEKDLERIIYIRNHGHSVTEAINRQLCHYSYHVGQIVFLAKIMLDQNWKSLSIPKGKSQAYNQDKFSKEKSRKHFTDDL